The Paraburkholderia hospita DNA segment ACGCCGCGAGCGACGCGCAGCACGCGAACATGCTTGATTGCGATTCCTTGCCGCCGAAGCCGCCGCCCATCCGCCGACACTCGACCATCACATTGTGCGAATGAACGCCGAGCATATGCGAGACGAGGTGCTGCATTTCGGTCGGGTGTTGAGTCGAGCAATAGACGAGCATGCCGTCGTCGTCTTTCGGCACCGCGTAGGAAATCTGCCCTTCCAGATAGAACTGCTCCTGACCGCCGAGCAGCATTTCGCCCGCATCACGATGCACCGCGCGTTGGAGTCTTGCCGCGGCATCGCCGCGCGCGAGCTTCATTGGCGGGATCACGCTCTGGTTCGCGGCGCGCGCCTGCTGCGCCGTCAGCACGGCGGGCAGTTCCTCGAACTCGATGTCCGCGCGACGCGCGCCGAGGCGCGCCGCATCGTGCGAAGTCGCGACGACGATGAACATCGGCTGCCCGACATACTGGACGATGCCATCCGCGAGGATCGGATCGTCGCCCTTGACGATCGGCGCGCAGTCGTTATGGCCGGGAATATCGCCCGCCGTGAACACGGCGACGACGCCGGGCGTCGCGCGCACTTTATCGAACGACATCGACAGGATTTTCGCGTGCGCTTTCGGCGACGTGCCGAGCGCCGCGTGCAGCGTCCCGGCGAGTTCGGGGATGTCGTCGGTGTAGGTGGCGCGGCCGCTCACGTGCAGATGCGCGGATTCATGCGGACGCGACACGTGGACTTGCGTGAATTCGGCGAGTTCTTTCGCGTCCTTCAGGAACGGTTCGGCTTGCTGGTTCATTCTGTTGGTTCTCCGTTTCCTTTTTGTCCGTCAGGCCGCAGCGCCTGCTGCCAGTACCGCGCGCACATCGAGCGCGCTCTTTTGCAGCGGATTGTCCGGGCGCGTCTCGAGCCAGAAGCGGTACAGCGTGTTCGTTGCGGCTTCGAGGCGATAGTCGCTGGTCGCGCGCATGTCGGACATCGGCTGATAGTCCTTCGCGAGCGCAAGCATCGCGATCTGCGCGGTCGCTTCGTGCCACTCGTTGTCGGCGAGCGCGGCTTCGGTGTGCGTCGCGCGCTTTGGCGTCGCGGCCATGCCGCCAAACGCGATGCGCGGCTCGCGGATCGTCTCGCCGTCGGCGATGAACGAGAACGCGGCGCACACGGCGGAAATATCCGAGTCGAAGCGCTTCGAAATCTTGTACGTGCGGAACTGGAAGTGCTTGCGAGCCTCGTTGCGCGCGGGCACCTTCACACCGACGACGAACTCGTGTTCGGCCATATCCTTCTTCTGATACGCAAGGTACAGGTCTTCGAGCGCCAGTTCGCGTTCGATCTCGCCGCCGCGCAGCACGACGCGCGCGCCAAGCGCGATGAGGCCCGGCATCGAATCGCCGATGGGCGAACCGTTCGCGACATTGCCACCGATCGTGCCCGCGTTGCGGATCGGCAGCGACGCGAAGCGCTGCCACATCTCGGTGAGTTCAGGGTATTGCTTCGCCAGTTCGGCGTACGCGCGCTCGACCGTGACGCCGGCGCCGATCTCGATCCAGTCGTCCGTCACGTTGAGCTTCTGCATTTCCGCGATCTGGCCGACGTACACGATATGGCCGAGGTCGCGCATCATCTTCGTGACCCAGAGGCCAATGTCGGTGCTGCCGGCGAGAATGCGGGTCGTGGGCGCATCGGCCTTGATCTTCGCGAGCGCGGCGACGGTGCGCGGCGCATCGAACTGCTGGCCGTTGCGTTCGTAGTGGAAGGTTTCGCCGCGCTCGAGCGTCGCGAGTTTGCCGGCGATCGCCTTCACGTCGACGGGCGCTTTCGGCGCGGGCAACTCGAACATGCGCTCGGCCGCTTCGATGATCGGGCGATAGCCGGTGCAGCGGCACAGGTTGCCCGTCAGCGCGTTGGCGATATCGGCGCGGTTCGGCACGGTTCTGTTCGCGCACGCGTGCTCGTGACCGTGCTTCTCGTACATCGACCACATCGACATCACGAAGCCCGGCGTGCAGAAACCGCACTGCGAGCCGTGACACTCGACCATCGCCTCCTGCACGGGATGCAGGCTGCCGTCTGGCTGGCGCAGGTCTTCGACAGTGAAGAGTGCCTTGCCGTCGAGCGTCGGCAGAAACTGGATGCATGCATTGACCGCCTTGAAGCTGATGCCGCCCGCGTCGTTGCGCTCGCCGATCACGACGGTGCACGCGCCGCAGTCGCCTTCCGCGCAGCCTTCCTTGGTGCCCGTGCAGCGCGCGTCTTCGCGCAGGTATTGAAGGACGGTGCGGGTGACGGGTGCGTCGGTGATCTCACGGATCACGTTGCGATGGTAGAAGCGGATCGGCTGGCTCATGTCTCGTGCTCGTTTCGGTTGTTCGCGTCCGCGTGGGGCGTGCGGACGGTGCGGCTGATGGTTCGAAAAGTAGCATCATCAATATTCACAACCCATAGGTCCGATCGCATGGAGGACATATAGCTGGAGCGATAAATTGAGACGGGCGCGGGAGGTTGGGCTTATATCTGAATGTCTGTTTAGTTTTATTTTTATCAAATATGGCTTGAATCGGACACGGTTTGCTGAGCCGACACTGATGGAAAGCGTGTCAGAACGTCAGAAGAATTGACGGAAAACCGTCAAATGTCCGTTTCAGCCCGTTGTTCAGACCAGAAAATTATTAAGCAAACCCTGCAAGTGAATCGGTTCCATGGGAAAATCACGGCTTCCCGCCAAATTCAAGTCTCGTTTTCCCCATGTCCGCCGACTCCGCTACACCGCGCAGCGAATTTGCGACCACTTTGCAGATCATTCCGGTCGTTTTTTTCACCTTTCTTTGTTACCTGACGATCGGCATTCCGCTCGCGGTGCTGCCGGGTTACGTCCACGACGACCTTGGCTACAGCGCGGTGATCGCGGGTCTGGCGATCAGCGTGCAGTACTTCGCGACGCTTGCTTCGCGTCCGCTCGCCGGACGTTCGGCGGATACGCTCGGGCCGAAGAAGACGGTGACGATTGGTCTGATCGGCTGCGGCGTGAGCGGCGTGCTGTTGCTGCTGGCCGTGCTGCTTGGCCGGTGGCCGACGCTGAGTCTG contains these protein-coding regions:
- the xdhA gene encoding xanthine dehydrogenase small subunit yields the protein MSQPIRFYHRNVIREITDAPVTRTVLQYLREDARCTGTKEGCAEGDCGACTVVIGERNDAGGISFKAVNACIQFLPTLDGKALFTVEDLRQPDGSLHPVQEAMVECHGSQCGFCTPGFVMSMWSMYEKHGHEHACANRTVPNRADIANALTGNLCRCTGYRPIIEAAERMFELPAPKAPVDVKAIAGKLATLERGETFHYERNGQQFDAPRTVAALAKIKADAPTTRILAGSTDIGLWVTKMMRDLGHIVYVGQIAEMQKLNVTDDWIEIGAGVTVERAYAELAKQYPELTEMWQRFASLPIRNAGTIGGNVANGSPIGDSMPGLIALGARVVLRGGEIERELALEDLYLAYQKKDMAEHEFVVGVKVPARNEARKHFQFRTYKISKRFDSDISAVCAAFSFIADGETIREPRIAFGGMAATPKRATHTEAALADNEWHEATAQIAMLALAKDYQPMSDMRATSDYRLEAATNTLYRFWLETRPDNPLQKSALDVRAVLAAGAAA